The Starkeya sp. ORNL1 DNA window GAGGCGGGCCGCCGGCACCGGCGACCTGCTATGGTGCCTGCCCGATTGAGAGCCGACTCACCCCATGCGCTTTCCGCCCTCGTTCCTAGACGAGATACGCACCCGCCTTCCGGTCTCGGAAGTTGTGGGCAAGCGCGTCGCCCTGAAGAAGCAAGGGCGCGAGTGGCGCGGGCTATCGCCGTTCAACCCGGAGAAGACGCCGTCCTTCTATGTCAATGACCAGAAGGGCTTCTATCACTGCTTCTCCTCCGGCAAGCATGGCGACCAGTTCGACTTCCTGATGGAGACCGAAGGCCTGCCGTTCCCGGAGGCGGTGGAGCGGCTCGCCTCGATGGCCGGCGTGCCGATGCCGGCCATCTCGCGCGAGGAGGAGGTCCGCGAGAGCCGGCGCAAGACGCTGCACGAGGTGATGGAGCTCGCCACGAAGTATTTCGAGGCGACGCTGCAGGGCCGCGCCGGCGCCAAGGGGCGCGGCTATCTCGCCGATCGCGGGCTGGGCGCGCCGACGCAGGCGCGCTTCCGGATCGGCTATGCGACGCCGGACCGCTTCGCCCTGAAGGAGGCGCTGGGCGCCCAGGGCGTGCCGGTCGAGGACATGGTGGAGGCGGGCCTGCTGATCGCCGCCGACGATATCCCGGTGCCCTATGACCGCTTCCGCGACCGGGTGATGTTCCCGATCACCGATCTGCGCGGGCGGGTTGTCGCCTTCGGCGGGCGGGCGCTGGAGAAGGACGTCTCGGCCAAGTACCTGAACTCGCCGGAGACTTCGCTCTTTCACAAGGGCTCGCTGCTCTATAACGGCTTCAATGCCCGCGCGAGTGCCCATAAGGGCGCGCCGGTGATCGCGGCGGAGGGCTATGTCGATGTCATAGCATTGGTAGAGGCGGGCTTTAGCGGTGCTGTAGCTCCGCTTGGCACCGCGCTCACCGAGGACCAACTGGCGTTGTTGTGGAAGATGGCGCAGGAGCCGGTGCTGCTGTTCGACGGCGACAAGGCCGGCCGCCGCGCCGCGTATCGCGCGCTCGATCTTGCGCTGCCGCATCTCAAGCCCGGCGTCAGCCTGTCCTTTGGCATGCTGCCGGATGGCCAGGACCCGGATGATCTGGTGCGCGCCGGCGGGCGCGAAGCGGTGGATGCCGTGCTCGCGCAGGCGCGCCCGCTCGCCGATGTGCTGTGGGCGCGCGAGACCGAGAATGGCAGCTTCGACACCCCCGAGCGCCGCGCCGCACTGGAGGCGCGGGTGGGCGAGATCGTCGGCCTGATCTGCGACGAGACGGTGCGCAAGCACTACCGCGCCGAACTTATGGACCGCTTCCGCCGCATGTTTGCGCCTGCGGCCACGTCAAATGGCGGCCAGCGCCGGTTCAAGCCGGGGGAGGGGCGGCGGCGCTTCAATGAGGTGCGCGAGGCCGTGCGCGGCGCCGGCGAAACCATGCGCCACTCCGCGGTGGTACGCGGCGCCTCCGCCGGACTGCCGCGAAACGAGGCATTGCTGCTGTTCGCGGTGCTCAATCATTCCTGGCTGCTGGATGTGCATGCCGAGGAGCTGGCCGAATTGCCTTTCCTCAATCGCGAGGCCGCCGAGCTGCGCCGCGTTTTGCTTGATGCGCATTTGGAAGGCGAGAGCGAGGACGAGGAGCGGCTGGCCGTCCGGCTCAAGGCACGCAATCTTGATGGCGCGCTGACGAGAGTGCGGGCCTGCGCCGTCGCGCGCCATGACTGGCCGGCCTTTGCCGATGCCGGTCGCGGCGATGTCGA harbors:
- the dnaG gene encoding DNA primase — encoded protein: MRFPPSFLDEIRTRLPVSEVVGKRVALKKQGREWRGLSPFNPEKTPSFYVNDQKGFYHCFSSGKHGDQFDFLMETEGLPFPEAVERLASMAGVPMPAISREEEVRESRRKTLHEVMELATKYFEATLQGRAGAKGRGYLADRGLGAPTQARFRIGYATPDRFALKEALGAQGVPVEDMVEAGLLIAADDIPVPYDRFRDRVMFPITDLRGRVVAFGGRALEKDVSAKYLNSPETSLFHKGSLLYNGFNARASAHKGAPVIAAEGYVDVIALVEAGFSGAVAPLGTALTEDQLALLWKMAQEPVLLFDGDKAGRRAAYRALDLALPHLKPGVSLSFGMLPDGQDPDDLVRAGGREAVDAVLAQARPLADVLWARETENGSFDTPERRAALEARVGEIVGLICDETVRKHYRAELMDRFRRMFAPAATSNGGQRRFKPGEGRRRFNEVREAVRGAGETMRHSAVVRGASAGLPRNEALLLFAVLNHSWLLDVHAEELAELPFLNREAAELRRVLLDAHLEGESEDEERLAVRLKARNLDGALTRVRACAVARHDWPAFADAGRGDVELWWHQRTALHRRAHALSKELREAEKALADDPTEMNWARFLDVQKRLAALDGTEALVEGFGAASGRPARSM